From a single Apium graveolens cultivar Ventura chromosome 2, ASM990537v1, whole genome shotgun sequence genomic region:
- the LOC141702446 gene encoding uncharacterized protein LOC141702446, translated as MADDLTAEPVAAEELMENEGANECIVVDTIDPPPPGPRKYELSLDIIDNKVAFGVIFDDGDMASTIHGVPLKPKHARVSVDEIIQGDAQVPVPIAGEIETVEQAVGSLLAWSRDLIIYAPNGPTPFQRKRKVKEPAKKGDLQIAQDLFGKVVLSDNVPERYKMLYKHASCFMKATRASIQIPCDFDVFGVERTIFLLHENIIALSEFKMLGQTVISTYMAFLCIMVHDRKSLDMYAFVDPSRYKFYAEFETYIVSILNDSVLHFMPFNQNMHWMLVIIWESEIFFLNPLSHATRFPELENALTGAVRSYNAQKGRVIKNPKNVNFAGCPKQPGGTEFGYCVMRYMKDIIEDKDMNFFKLWASKNRKSYIRMDLDVVRMETLGYIEGFM; from the exons ATGGCAGATGATTTGACTGCGGAGCCGGTAGCTGCAGAAGAGTTGATGGAAAATGAAGGTGCCAATGAATGTATTGTTGTTGATACAATTGACCCTCCACCTCCA GGGCCGCGTAAATATGAGCTGTCACTTGATATAATTGACAATAAGGTAGCGTTTGGTGTTATTTTTGATGATGGAGATATGGCTTCAACTATTCATGGAGTGCCTCTCAAACCGAAGCATGCTCGTGTCTCAGTGGACGAAATTATTCAGGGAGATGCCCAAGTTCCGGTACCAATAGCTGGTGAGATAGAGACGGTCGAACAAGCGGTTGGCTCTCTTCTAGCCTGGTCTCGAGATTTGATAATCTATGCCCCCAATGGTCCAACTCCTTTTCAG AGAAAGAGAAAAGTAAAGGAACCTGCAAAGAAGGGTGATCTACAAATTGCGCAAGACCTTTTTGGTAAGGTGGTGCTGAGTGATAACGTGCCTGAACGATACAAGATGTTGTATAAACATGCAAGCTGTTTTATGAAAGCAACTAGAGCCTCCATTCAAATTCCTTGTGATTTTGATGTGTTTGGAGTAGAAAGAACCATATTCTTATTGCATGAAAATATAATTGCACTCTCGGAATTTAAAATGTTAGGACAAACAGTTATATCAACATATATGGC GTTCTTGTGTATCATGGTTCATGACAGGAAGAGTTTGGACATGTACGCATTTGTTGATCCATCGAGATATAAGTTTTATGCTGAGTTTGAAACTTATATCGTTAGCATACTGAATGATAGTGTTCTTCACTTCATGCCTTTTAATCAGAA TATGCACTGGATGTTGGTCATAATTTGGGAATCAGAAATATTTTTCCTCAATCCATTGTCACATGCGACCCGTTTTCCAGAACTAGAAAATGCATTAACGGg AGCAGTTAGGTCTTACAATGCTCAAAAGGGAAGGGTGATTAAAAATCCCAAAAATGTAAATTTCGCT GGCTGCCCTAAACAGCCTGGTGGCACTGAATTTGGATATTGTGTTATGCGATATATGAAAGATATCATTGAAGACAAAGACATGAATTTCTTTAAATTG TGGGCCAGCAAGAATCGGAAATCCTACATCAGGATGGATCTTGATGTTGTTCGTATGGAGACTCTTGGCTACATCGAAGGATTCATGTAG